Below is a window of Pseudodesulfovibrio sp. JC047 DNA.
TTCGGGACCCCGACTCCGAGCCGGTCTACCGCCAATCTCGCAGTCATAAAAGAAGACATGGTCAACCTGCTGGTACACGGGCACAGCCCCGTGGTGTCTGAAATGATTCTGGCCGCTGCTCGTGAACCGGAAATCGTGGCGCGCGCCAAGGAACTCGGTGCCAACGGTATCAATATTGCCGGATTGTGCTGTACCGGCAATGAGTTGCTCATGCGGAAGGGCATTCCCATGGCGGGCAACCATCTCATGACCGAATTGGCGATCATCACCGGCGCGGTCGAGGCTGTTGTGGTTGATTATCAATGTATTATGCCGAGCCTTATCCAGGTTTCCGGCTGTTATCATACCAAGTTTATCGACACCACGGAAAAGGCCCGTTTCACTGGCGCGATTCATTTTGATTTTGAACCGCATACCGCCTTGGAACAGGCACGGAAAATTGTGTCCATCGCCGTCGAAGCCTTTGCCGAACGTGATCCGAGCCGGGTGGAAATTCCGGGTGAACCCATTGAGGTCATGACCGGATTTTCCAACGAAGCCGTTATCGAAGCGTTGGGCGGGTCGCTTGATCCATTGGTCAAGGCCATTGCCGATGGTGACATTCGCGGTGCGGTCGGTATTGTCGGCTGCAACAATCCCAAGATCAAACACGATTCCCTCAATGTGGGGCTGGCCAAAGAGCTTATCAAGCGAGATATTCTCGTGTTGGTCACGGGGTGTGTGACCACCGCCGCAGGCAAGGCCGGATTGTTGGTGCCAGAAGCCATTGAAATGGCCGGTCCAGGGTTGAAGAAAATCTGTGGAGCACTCGGTGTCCCGCCGGTTTTGCACTATGGGTCCTGTGTGGACAACGCCCGTATCATCCAGTTGTGCGGAGCCTTGGCCAAGGCGTTGAACGTGGATATTTCCGATTTGCCCGTGGGCGCGTCGTCGCCGGAGTGGTATTCGGAAAAGGCTGCGTCCATTGGTCTCTACGCCGTGGCGTCGGGTATCTATACCCATCTTGGCCATCCGCCGAATATTCTCGGGTCCGAAACCGTGACGAATCTGGCTGTTTCCGGGCTGGAAGATCTGGTAGGCGCGTCCTTT
It encodes the following:
- the cooS gene encoding anaerobic carbon-monoxide dehydrogenase catalytic subunit; the protein is MAREPRSIDELTIWEDAKAMLRKAKREGVETVYDRLEQQTPHCKFCELGTTCRNCTMGPCRVSEKRPRGVCGADADVIVARNFGRFVTGGAAAHSDHGRDLMEVFEALVQGDAPHYKITDEAKMLRLAGEVGIETEGRESMEVASDLAECFFGDFGSRKKSISLLSRVPDVRKEKWAKLGMTPRGVDREIAEMMHRTHMGVDNDAANTMIHAARTALADGWGGSMIGTELSDVLFGTPTPSRSTANLAVIKEDMVNLLVHGHSPVVSEMILAAAREPEIVARAKELGANGINIAGLCCTGNELLMRKGIPMAGNHLMTELAIITGAVEAVVVDYQCIMPSLIQVSGCYHTKFIDTTEKARFTGAIHFDFEPHTALEQARKIVSIAVEAFAERDPSRVEIPGEPIEVMTGFSNEAVIEALGGSLDPLVKAIADGDIRGAVGIVGCNNPKIKHDSLNVGLAKELIKRDILVLVTGCVTTAAGKAGLLVPEAIEMAGPGLKKICGALGVPPVLHYGSCVDNARIIQLCGALAKALNVDISDLPVGASSPEWYSEKAASIGLYAVASGIYTHLGHPPNILGSETVTNLAVSGLEDLVGASFFIESDAVKTAEMFDERIKAKRKALGLSE